In Carya illinoinensis cultivar Pawnee chromosome 10, C.illinoinensisPawnee_v1, whole genome shotgun sequence, one DNA window encodes the following:
- the LOC122279826 gene encoding (S)-scoulerine 9-O-methyltransferase-like — MEVQEDGDHFISLQLAGLASAQMALRAAIDLKVFSIIADARPDAHLSAAEITSKIPTKDPSSAACTLERMLRVLGANSILSIARKPLGNNGEHGCHEWTYGLTKKSRCLVSSSTTDEATFSTSFILLVTEREMLESQRMIKDAVLDPRRSPFYKAYGVNFYDYMGEKPRLRQLFNEFRS; from the coding sequence ATGGAAGTCCAAGAAGATGGAGACCATTTCATAAGCTTGCAGTTGGCTGGTTTGGCTAGCGCCCAAATGGCTCTAAGAGCTGCAATTGATCTGAAAGTGTTCAGTATAATCGCAGATGCAAGGCCTGATGCTCATCTTTCTGCAGCAGAGATAACTTCAAAGATCCCTACAAAAGATCCAAGTTCTGCAGCATGCACTTTGGAGAGGATGCTAAGAGTTCTTGGTGCAAACTCCATCTTATCAATAGCTCGAAAGCCATTAGGAAATAATGGAGAACACGGATGCCATGAATGGACCTATGGCCTGACAAAGAAAAGCCGATGCTTAGTGAGTAGCAGTACCACCGACGAGGcaactttctcaacttcattcATCTTACTTGTTACTGAAAGGGAGATGCTGGAGAGCCAACGTATGATCAAGGATGCGGTGCTTGATCCTAGAAGGTCGCCATTCTACAAGGCCTATGGAGTGAACTTTTATGACTACATGGGAGAGAAGCCAAGACTGAGACAATTGTTCAATGAGTTTCGAAGTTAG
- the LOC122278514 gene encoding scoulerine-9-O-methyltransferase 1-like produces MIRHCSVQAVISFALMLLLCFIKVAAGPLVCFLKFESGFKDLKELMDVGGGIGTTLAKITSMYSQVRGLNFDLPHVIAAAPKLPGVKHVAGDMFKSIPNVQTILLKWILHNWDDEHCRKLLINCWEALPRDGKVIIVEMAICEALGNNLEATDVLIQDYFMMLLMNGGKERTLAEFEDLGKALGFTKIKIFPMPHWSIHVIEFHK; encoded by the exons ATGATAAG ACATTGCAGTGTGCAGGCTGTAATATCTTTTGCTTTGATGTTGTTACTGTGCTTCATTAAGGTGGCTGCAGGACCTTTAGTTTGCTTTCTCAAATTTGAGAGCGGCTTCAAAGATTTGAAGGAGTTGATGGACGTGGGGGGCGGCATTGGAACCACTCTTGCAAAGATAACCTCTATGTATTCACAGGTTCGTGGATTGAACTTTGATCTGCCCCATGTAATTGCTGCTGCTCCCAAGCTCCCAG GTGTAAAGCACGTGGCTGGAGATATGTTCAAATCAATCCCAAATGTCCAAACAATTTTATTGAAG TGGATACTCCACAACTGGGATGATGAGCATTGCAGGAAGTTGTTGATAAATTGCTGGGAAGCATTACCAAGAGATGGAAAGGTGATAATCGTGGAAATGGCAATCTGTGAAGCATTGGGAAACAATCTCGAGGCAACGGACGTTCTTATTCAAGACTACTTTATGATGCTCCTAATGAATGGAGGTAAAGAGCGAACACTGGCAGAATTCGAGGATCTGGGAAAAGCTTTAGGGTTTACTAAAATTAAGATCTTCCCAATGCCTCATTGGTCAATTCATGTTATAGAgtttcataagtaa